ACACTGATATTTAGTTGCACTTCTTTAGAAATGTATCAAGGCACGACCATTGTCTTGCCAACATGTGTGATTGGTAGTTTTGAGTTGTTCGCGGTGACAATAACTCGCTCCCCTTTATACTCTATCATGCTTGATAACTTTTCCTTTTCTCATGTCATATGATTAGAGCATCCAGAGTCCACTATCCAATCATTAtgataattgataaatttattactTACAGCGGTAAGTGCTAGCTCATCATGTGCATCTGCTTTGGAGGGCATGATTGAATCACATGTCACTGGCTCTGTAATTGCACATGAAGCCTCGAAGTCCCAATCTTCTTCTCTTTCATCTTAAGCATATGTGGATGTTGCAGTGTTTCCTTCTGCTTTCTTGTATCTACAATCTCGAGCATAGTGGCCTCTTTTTCCATAATTATAGCATTGGTCGTTCTTGTGCCGATGTGTCTTATCGTACGCTTGCTTGTGGTTGTGGTGAGCTCCCCCTTGTTGCCAACTCCCTCCTTGTTGTTTTTTCTGCCATCCTTGTTTGAATCTTTTGTCATTTCTCGATCTCGTGATTTTTGGATCCTTGctctttttattgataaaaagaGCTTTATCTTCATCATTGACTGAGACTTTAAACATTTGCTTGTCTAGAGCCTCTTGATTAGTCAAGGTATTttctaattcatttaaacttggCTTTTTAGTCCATCCACGGGTTGCCGTGACAAGCGCGTTAAATTCGGGACGCAACCCATGGATTATTATTCTTCTCATTCTtgtttcaataattttattttcaggatccaattttgaaatttctttatataaagttataACTTTAGTAAAGTATTGACTCATCGTCATGTTTTGCGAGACCGATAGTAACTCATTCTCGAGTTGTTGGAGTTTGGCATCGTTCGTTCTTGCAAATACTCTAGCAAGAGTGTCCCATGCTTCTTTGGGGGCTTTAGCATCCTTGATGCGTTGCAGCAAATCGTCCTCCATTAAAATTGATAAGCATAAATAGCTTTACCACACTTGACCTTCCACTTTTTAAGATCATTTTGTTCCGTCGGAGGTGTTGTGTCATTACCTCCAACTGTCTCCCACAAATCTTGGCCGAGCAAATAAAATTGCATACGAGTACTCCAAgtactataattattattattgagtttttccaGAGTGCTTACCGAGGTAGACATGTCTGCCATCACGACTTGGTTATCTCCTTTAATTAACCAAGTAACACTGACCAATAATTTTTACAGTCCTGGACTGCGCGCTAAAAATACCTCGTACCACCACGATCCCGGATCGCGAACTTTTGAAGCACTCGACTCCCGTTCCCTGACTGCTCGCTTGCACTCGACCACGTACCGGTCCCTGATcgcccgctctgataccacttgttgaaCAATTGAGGactttaattgaattaaatatattttattgatatatattttaaacttttcATACAATAAATACCCACTCAAATTTGTTCCTCACCagcaaataattttttatagaaaGATGGGCACACAAACACTACACTCTCTCCTCTTTCATGGGCACACAAGCACACACATTTATtgagttttttgtttttcttcacTTACTTACACACACATGACACATATATTTATACTATCAATAAATTAGTAATAACCGCACACTATGTCGGCTGACATCTCTTAACTTCAACCACACAATTATAAAAATCTAAGCTTTTTTACTTGATTTATTTGTCAAAGGATCTAGAAAGGTCTCTGTTAGTCAGTGATgaatttttactttattttatttatttatttatttatttatttatttatttatttatttatttattattattttaataaaccATAGGTCCAATGAATGCCCAAAATGGAGGAGTTCCAACATGGTAGTACATGAaggtgaagatgaagatgatgatgGGATGTATTGTGAACCCATTGAGAGTGCATCCTCCGGGGATGAACGAGCCGTCCATTTGGTGAAAAGAGTACTAATGTCAATTGAACAATAGCATAATCCAAGCCACCAATTGTTTAAAACTCGATGTGTAATCCATAGAATGAAATGTGAAGTGATCGTTAATGGGGGGAAGTCAAGAGAACGTCCTTAGTGAAGCCATTTTGAGCAAATTTGTCTTAGTAGTCAAACCACATTTGAATCAGTATCGAGTTGGTTGGATCAAAGATAGGGGGAGCTTAATGTCACTCATCAGTGTAAGGTTCCTATTTCTATTGGGGGCTATACCAAGAGGAGGTTATGTATGATGTAGTTGAGATGGACATATACCATTTGCTCTTAGGGAGACTTTACCAATTCGACCGGGATGCCTCACATGCGAGAAGGGACAACAGCTACACCATATTCAAGGATGGAGTGAGGTACATTTTTACACCTTTGTGTAGCTCTTCTAGTGGAGAAAAGAAAGCACCTTGATTGTTTATCCAACCCAGGAACCGTTATCGAAAAAGAATGCAATGACTTGTCAAGTTTCGACCTGGTGGTAAAGGATAGTCTGTTTCAAAGTGAAGTTAGTTTTGACGGAGTGATCAGGGCATGCCACATTCGGTTGACTCCAAGAAATGGATCCGCTAGTTCTACACCCATGTCACCCCATAGTTCGGTTCTTTATTTTGAAGACGCCATTTTATTACGGATTCTATGATGATCATAGAACTGTAATGATCATATACACGGTCATTGTCCTTATGTCTTTCGATTCTTCACATCCCATCATGTGTTTAAATTCAACAATAAATGAGGTTACCAAGATTCGAAGCCTCAACCGTTCGGTCCAATAGGCCTTGATACCATGTGAAGGAACcaattaaactaaaagttcAAACTGGTAATTAGGTCCAAGAATAGTTTTATTATAATCACTGATATGGATAATTTACTAGGATGCCAACATAATTGAGATGCATTGTCCATTTCACCATACTTTTTTTTAAAGCTAGTATAGATTTTCTTTATTTGCCTAGTTTTCGAGTTGCATTGTTTGACATTTTaatattcatatttttaatCACATTTAGACTCGGTGTGCCTTAGGGGTTTTATGAAGGTGTGAACTTAGTTAGAATGTTCGGATCCTCTTTTTCCTTCTACTTCCAACTTTCATgacaaaataatgaaaaaataagCGTCTATACTTGTTTGTTGGACAATTGAATtcaaaaaatttatgtttttacaaattagtatatttttttctcttcatattatattatgtattactttatttatagattataattttattttagtcatattacataatttatttaaatcaaatacatatttttatcaagaaattttaaaattctacaaaaaaaaaagtttgacatacataaatatttgacaatatattatattaaataacgAAGAGAATCATTATATTCCATTTTCCTAAATGGATCTAACTTTAGGTAAATAGTGGATATTCTTGTGACAATTTTTAACTGAATTGATCAAATATTATTTCACCCTTAGTATGTATGATAATCTTTCATTGATTAGAGAATGATGTATCTATTTCTCTTGAGATGGCAACAATTTATTGGATAGGGAACTCAGACTAGAGAATTACTTGATGCTGATGTGGTGGTTTGATTAGGAatatctgaaaaaaaaaaaatcctaatcaTATGTGGCTACAAGATAGTGATTAATTAAcataatagtaattaattaatcaaatctAGTAATCCTCCCTCCATTTTTCACTCTCTCTATGCACATAAATTAGATGTCAAAAATTCAAATCCTTGGTTCAAAAGTGCCCCAGTAATCCACAGCTTCAAATTTGGTAAATTCATGTCTTTTCCACTGTCTTTAACCTGTTTTCACAATGATAAattaatcattaattaattaatctaattaGATTAAGCAAGCAAGAATGTAACATTATTAAAAGAAAGATAGAGGAGAAGATGAACAACTTACTCTTAAATTAAATGTTAATATGAATTTCCCAGGAAGTGAAGCCATGTTTGAGCTTTGAACCTTGAAGCTTGTGAGGGATTCAAGAGTTCTGTAGAGTGAGCTTGCAACTCCATCACCCTTATTGCACACTAATTTCACATAAAATTCTCTTTCTTCCACTTGAAATACATCCATCTGAAAAACCCAGATTCAGAATTGAGAATTGGCAACAGTGGCTTTTaacagaaaaatcaactaatatttactatttttctgCAACAGCTGAGCCAAGCGAGCCTTTAGTCAAAAATTACGACTAACCGTCTGAACTTGTAAATGATTCATCAGCGTTCTTAACTTGATTAAAGTTACATGATTAACCTTTTATATCCTACTTGGCAGAATAAAGTGAAGATTCCAACAAGTTCAATCAtgtgtcactttaaacaagtttggaAAGCCAAGGAGTCACTTTAAGTAATTTCGGGATATTAATACGAAACTTTAAGCAATTTCAAGTGGTTAATTAGACATCTATCAAAGTTCAcggttcaattgaattattcaccctaatgtattaagcctagtaGTATTCTTTTAATTAAGTACCATAATTAAGATTAGAAAATGAACCTGCATGATCTTATTACAAGGATTAGCATTGTATAAAACTTGAACGTTCTTCCTCGTACTTCTGTTTGAATCCTGAAATCTCTCAGATCTTACTAATGATGTTTCAAGACCAAGAATCTCAGATTTCAGTTTCTTGGCCTGCATTTGTAGCTCTTGTACGTATAACACAGCATCTCCAATTATACTCGCCTTATCCATCTACATAAATGCAACAACAATATTCAATCTGTACAAGAAATCATAGGGTTTGTGATAATTCCTTAAGTAAGacctcattaaaaaaaaaaaaaggcttaatacatcatttgccccatgaacttatccaaaaagctCTTGTCCGGGCTATCATAATGAGTTGTTAGAGTGCATATGAAACTCGTGTTTAAAACACAGGTTTCGTATTTGAAGAACACGATGATTGAGTTTAGTGTTAGATGTTGGTGCAATTGAGAAAGTTGCAGTAGTTTTTTGACATCCAATGTTAAACTAGTGTTTAGAACACTGGTTTGAAATGTAAAAGAAATGGATGATTGAGTTTCATATGAGATGTTGTTGCAAGTGAATCCGGTTTAAAATGCAAAGAATCCGATAATTCATTCCCTAGATTCAGTGTCACATGTTGCTACAACttaggggtgtttggttgctccttttttatcttttgtttcctttttcactttgaaaatgagaattttaggtgtttggttagacaccttcTATTTACTTTTGTAGTTGAAAAGTAAGCAGGGAATCCCTGCTTTATGGAAAAGCAGTATTTTTCAACAGGAAATgacaggtaaaacaaacggatccTTAAAAAGTTAAGACAATTATTTTGACATGCAATATTGGAATTTATGTTAAAACCCCTATTTCAATCACCCTGTTCAATGTCAGATGTTGCTACAAATGAGAAAGTTGTATAAGCTGTTACACTAAACAGGTAATTCAATCATCGGGTTCTTTACGTTTAAAATAGATGTTTTGAACACGAGTTTAGTACGTTTCCCGAACATGGTTAGAATTAATATCGAAatggaaaatatttatttatagtaACACTAACCTTAGTAATGTTAGGAACTAAGGACCGCAATGCATAAAGTTTCTCCTTCATCCTCCCTCTCCTCTTCCGTTCAGACATCAATGTTCTTGACCGATCAGATTTTGTTCCCGGAGTAGTCGTAGTTCCCGATGAATTATCTTCCTCGCCATCTAAATCTTCATCTTCTCCTTTCCCCTCGGTAACAAAACTTGAAAATGTAACTGGAACTCCAGCTAAACTCGTCTGATGATCAACCGGCACATCGATTGAATCAGCACAAATTGTAGCCGGAGCACCGAAATTGAACACGTTTTCATCGGCGGGAAGTGGAAGAGGATTATTAGCAGCAAATTGGTGATGATTATCGACGTCTAACAAGGTGTTGAAGAGGTCAAAATCGTAGCCGCAAATCTGTTCTTCGTTTTGTCCTCGAATTTGATTGATGAATTGGTCGAAATTAGCATCGCCGGTGAAATCATATAGCTCAAGATCGTTAGTTTGAAACAATTGATGTGTGTTCATATCCATTTCTCAGAAGTATTTTAGTTGTGACGATGTGTGTTGATAAAGCTGATcaagatttatatatatagtatggTGTGAATGGAATCAAAGTGGAAGTTCCTttgcaatatttttttatatatcttaAAGGTTTGAGtggttttacaaaaaaataaaataagaaaaattattattataattataatagtaATCCATTAGCTTTGTGGAAATTGATCTTGTAGTTGTGTACATACTAATGTTATGCTTAATTAATTACTAACATTTAATCTTAAACTAAGAGTTTGGAGTTTGAGTTTACTGTTTAATCTTAGTGGTAGTTTTTATGAGAAATCTTACGGTACTCCTGGAATAATACTTCCGACCAATAAATTCATGACACATTCATATATAGTTTTTCTTTCCACCAATCATGTTCATGTAGTgggatttaaaataaaatattttcattaGTCAGATGCATTATTCCAGAAGTACAgtatattagttgatttttttacaaaataactATCAATAATAGTTTCTTTTCCCATTTTAATCAAACTTTTATATCTAATGTTTCGagtaaaatagtaaaaaaaaggaGCAATAAACTAAAGGATTAGGGCCTGGTTTCTATCAGAAGTTCTGGAGTGTTATCGGTGTCGATGTCTTTCAAGCTTGCGTCAAATGGTTAGAAGCCAAATTTTTCCCTGAAGAACTAATGAGAACAAACCTCGTGCTAATTCCGAAATGTGAAAACCCGAGTACAATTGCTGAATTTCGCCCGATTGCTCTGTGTAACGTGTTGTATAAGATTATCTCGAAGGTGTTGGCCAATCGTCTGAAACCCATCCTACCAAATATAATTGCTGAGGAGCAGTCTGCATTTGTTCCTGGGAGATTGATTATTGATAATGTTATTTCAGCATTTGAAACAATCCATTCAATGAAAAGTACGACAAGAGGTCTGAAGAATGCAGTGGCGGTTAAAGTTGATATtaagaaagcctatgatagtgTCAGATGGGAGTTTTTGCGGGCTGTTATGCATAAAATGGGGTTTAACGAGGTATGGGTTACGTGGTTGATGGCGTGCATCACTACTGGGTCATATTCAATTCAAGTTAATGGGGTGGGAGTTGGTCCTATTATCCCGGGACGGTGCATTCGCCAAGGCGACCCTCTTTCACCGTACTTGTATATTTTATGTGCCGAGGGGCTCTCTAGTTTATTGTCTCAGGCTCAAACGGATAATCTTTTAACTGGTTGTCGGATTAACAGACATGCCCCGACACTTTCCCATCTCTTATTTGCGGACGATTGTCTGCTGTTTTGTGGTGCTATTGAAAATGAAGTGCGGGTTTTGAAGAAGATAATGGACAGATATGCGCAAGATTCGGGTCAGGTCTTGAATCTTCAAAAATCTAGTATAATGTTCAGTCGCAGGGTTGGGGAGGATGAACAGCAGCTGTTTGGGAGTATTCTTGGTATTAACCAACCGATGAATTTAAGCAGGTATTTAGGACTTCCTATCTCGATTGGCAGAAGACGAAAAGTTGTGTTTGGTTATTTAAAGACTCGACTCTGGCAGAGACTGTTTGGTTGGTCTAATAAGTTGCTTGCTCAAGCAGGTCGTGAGGTCCTCTTAAAGTCTATTGCGCAGGCGATTCCTACCTTTTGCATGAGTTCGTTTTTGATTCCGATATCGCTCTGTGAGGAGTTGCAAAGAATGATGAATTCGTTTTGGTGGGGCTCGAATCCTACAGGGAAGAAGAGGATACATTGGGCATCATGGGAGAAGTTATGTGAACGAAAGGAACACGGAGGTATGGGTTTTAGACATTTACAATCTTTTAATTTCGCTATGTTGGCCAAGCAGGCGTGGTCTCTTGTCTCTCGTCCAGATACACTTTTTTGTCGGAttctcaaagctaaatatttctcAAATGGAGATTTCTTATCATCACAATTGGGCTCTAGTCCTAGCATGATATGGCGAGGTATCTGGAATTCAAGAACCGTGCTTCTGCAAGGGCTTCGATGGCGtattggaaatggtttaaatgTACGTGTCTGGCATGATCCATGGTTATTAGATGCTCCAAACTTCAAAATCCGATCAGAAGAAGTTGAGGGGTTGGAACAGATGGTCGTGGCGGATCTGAAGAGAGAGGATGGCATAGGTTGGAATATGGAGTTGATTCATTCCATTTTCAACAATGAGGATATTCAATCAATTTTACAAGTTTTTGCAGGGGTTGTGGAGCACAATGATAAATTGATTTGGCACCTTGACAGATGCGGAAGGTACTCTGTACGGTCCGGATATCGTGTTGCCTGGAAGCAGAGGTGTGGTCCGGAATACGCCCCTAGAGAAGTTGGGTGGTCGCGGATGTGGGCTTTTCCAATCCCGCCTCGGGTTAAACTGCTCATATGGAAAGTGTGTCGGAATTACATCCCGATTAAAGACATATTGTTAAATAAAGGCATACCTAATGATAATATATGTGGTTTTTGTCGCGAAGAAGGTGAGCATACTGTCCATCTATTTATTGACTGTTCGTTTGCAAGCCAAGTTTGGGGTGCCATGGGGATTGATCATCATGTTGTTGGTGCTAATTTCTTCACGGAATGGGTGGAAAGCTTACTAAATCAACGAAGCCTCCAGGAATGTCATCTTTTATGTATGGGTTTATGGGAGATTTGGTGCCAAAGGAACTTATGTCACTGGGAAGGAAAATTCTCTCCTCCGCTTATTGCATCGCGATTATGTAAAAGCTTCCTAGCCAGTTTTAACCAGGCGAAGTTAGTGCCTCCTAGTGTTGCTGCTCCGATTCGCCAGACTTATTGGTCTGCACCACCGGCTGGATTTGGTAAATTAAACATTGATGCAGCTGTGAGACAGAGCCAAAGGATTATTGGGCTGGGTGGTGTACTCCGTGATGAACAGGGTAGCTTTATCGCTGCATATGCTGCTCCTTTTCCTGGTATTTTTTCGGCTCGAATTGCAGAAGCATCGGGACTGCTTCACGCTTTGCGTCTGATCCGGGAGAAGGGCTGGTCAAGGGTGGAAGTGGAGATGGATGCGGAGGAAATCGTGTTGGCAATTGAATCAGAATGTCTTGACTATTCCGAATTTGGAGCAATTATTAGTTCTTGCCGGAGATTGATACGAGATTTAGATCATATTCATGTTATTTTTACCAAAAGGTTGGCCAACCATGTTGCTCACACTTTAGCTCGTGATGCCTTGTGTATGGCCACGCCCTTGTTTTGGCAAACAGAGCATGTGTCTATTAGTGTTCTTTTGTCAAAAGATGTAATGAACCTTCAAAGTTAATATATCCATAAAGCTTTcaagtcaaaaaaaaaaactaaaagaaaaaaaaatcaaaccgaTACTTAGAGccaattctattattttttGTTGTTAGTATAGTTAACTAATGTTTATTATTACTTGTCGTAGATAGAAgttaactgatttttttttttgaaattgctaTAAGAAGTTTCCAATCTTAATCAAACACTTATATTTTAGTGTTTGAAGTGAAAATGGAAAAGGAAATTACGGAAACGAGAATCAAACAACAATTAGTTAACGATTAATTAAATTTACTCTCTCTATTTTTTAGTGTCATTTAAAGTTTTGACATATGAATTAAGAAAATCATTTAAATGTAGTAATTAtagtgttattttattaaagtaTCCCACAAATATTTTGTGAATACCAATTATTTtgcttactccctcagttttattatgatttttttcAATGAAAAGCTGGGACGCGGCCGAGGCTCTAGACATCCcgactaggtcggcacccccgGAAACCCAAGCcaacccgaatattattaaaaaaatagaaagaattACAAAGCGAGAGTTAAAGAAAACGAATATGAGCTATGTTACATcgatcatcaaaaataaaagaattgcaAAATGGAGGGGCTGCGCTCCACCAAGTGATATCTACAGAAGATTTTCCAAAGTTTGCAAGGATGTCAGCAGCTTGATTTCCTTCTCTATAGATGTGAGAAATCTTACAGTTCATCAAAGCACAGCGGTCCAGACAACTTAGCCAGTCCTGTCGGATTATCCACGGTACGTTTTTTGACTTACTTGAGAGCATTGTAACTGCATAGGACGAGTCAGATTCAATCCAAAGGTTCGTCCATTCCCGTTCCCAGGCTGATTCAATAGCAAATATAATGGCCTTTAATTCTGCGATGTGAGCGTAAGAGGCAGGAATATTGAATGCAAACCAGCCCCTTACGAAGCCTCTTGAGTTCCGAAAAACCCCACCAGCGCCTGCCG
The window above is part of the Euphorbia lathyris chromosome 3, ddEupLath1.1, whole genome shotgun sequence genome. Proteins encoded here:
- the LOC136222561 gene encoding transcription factor FER-LIKE IRON DEFICIENCY-INDUCED TRANSCRIPTION FACTOR codes for the protein MDMNTHQLFQTNDLELYDFTGDANFDQFINQIRGQNEEQICGYDFDLFNTLLDVDNHHQFAANNPLPLPADENVFNFGAPATICADSIDVPVDHQTSLAGVPVTFSSFVTEGKGEDEDLDGEEDNSSGTTTTPGTKSDRSRTLMSERKRRGRMKEKLYALRSLVPNITKMDKASIIGDAVLYVQELQMQAKKLKSEILGLETSLVRSERFQDSNRSTRKNVQVLYNANPCNKIMQMDVFQVEEREFYVKLVCNKGDGVASSLYRTLESLTSFKVQSSNMASLPGKFILTFNLRVKDSGKDMNLPNLKLWITGALLNQGFEFLTSNLCA